The following are from one region of the Paenibacillus sp. KS-LC4 genome:
- the sbnB gene encoding 2,3-diaminopropionate biosynthesis protein SbnB produces the protein MSQVQEHEILYLSKQHIVELGGTHSSPYVAAVTRAFELHAKGEYMQPLKPYLRVNGDAGHIADRIIAMPAYVGGEVAVSGLKWIGSKHDNPAKRGKERASALIILNDPESNYPIAVMEGSLISGMRTAAVTVIGAKHLAKKGFGAVSVIGCGVIAKMQITALVEQFEAIHTVRLFDLNKGNAELLAAELREQFKQVDFKVEESAEQAVRQAEVLVTATVASAPYIPYEWLSKGTFISNISIMDVHKEVFVLADKVVVDDWDQSNREKKTINQLVLEGKFSREQLHAEMGEIVIGSKPGRENDDEIILLNPMGMAVEDISSAAEIYAQAVRKGIGTRLCL, from the coding sequence ATGAGTCAGGTACAGGAGCATGAGATTTTATATTTGAGCAAGCAGCATATTGTGGAGCTTGGCGGAACGCATTCATCGCCATACGTGGCAGCCGTAACTCGGGCGTTTGAGCTTCATGCGAAGGGAGAATATATGCAGCCGCTAAAACCATATTTGCGGGTGAACGGGGATGCAGGCCATATTGCGGATCGTATTATTGCGATGCCTGCTTATGTCGGCGGCGAAGTAGCTGTAAGCGGACTGAAATGGATTGGCAGCAAGCATGATAATCCGGCGAAGCGAGGCAAAGAACGGGCAAGCGCGCTCATTATCTTGAATGATCCCGAGTCCAATTATCCAATTGCCGTTATGGAGGGCAGTCTCATAAGCGGTATGCGCACGGCGGCGGTGACGGTCATTGGTGCCAAGCATTTAGCGAAAAAAGGCTTCGGTGCTGTTTCAGTCATCGGCTGTGGTGTCATTGCGAAGATGCAAATTACAGCCTTGGTAGAGCAGTTCGAGGCCATTCACACCGTTCGTCTATTTGACTTGAATAAGGGAAATGCCGAGCTGCTGGCAGCAGAGCTGCGGGAGCAGTTCAAGCAGGTGGACTTCAAGGTGGAGGAATCCGCTGAGCAAGCCGTTCGGCAGGCGGAGGTGCTCGTTACCGCAACAGTAGCCTCTGCACCGTACATCCCATACGAATGGCTAAGCAAAGGCACGTTCATCAGCAATATTTCGATAATGGATGTGCATAAGGAAGTTTTCGTTCTTGCGGATAAAGTTGTGGTTGATGATTGGGATCAATCCAACCGCGAGAAAAAAACGATAAATCAGCTTGTGCTGGAGGGCAAGTTTTCGCGTGAGCAGCTGCATGCAGAGATGGGCGAAATCGTAATCGGCAGCAAGCCCGGCCGCGAAAACGATGATGAAATTATTTTGCTCAATCCGATGGGTATGGCAGTTGAAGATATTTCAAGCGCGGCGGAAATTTATGCGCAGGCCGTGCGGAAGGGAATAGGTACGCGTCTATGTCTGTAA
- a CDS encoding iron chelate uptake ABC transporter family permease subunit, with the protein MRGRMTGLATLLVLLIMAWISSIMFGIVKVPFAAVIDTFWAFDGSRDQLIIQSVRLPRAMIAMLVGGSLAAAGCLMQALSRNALAGPELFGINYGAALTTVIASFFFGTTSLVLFTWSAFAGAAIAGFAVFILSSLGRQPLNSVKLVLAGATINLLLASLTQGILILNEQSLDTMRFWLAGSITGRDMQLFLAVLPYMLLGLVGSLLLAGHMNVISLGEEVAQGLGQRIIFIKLVCIGVIVVLAGSAVAIAGPIAFIGLAVPHMARYMAGTNYRWILPYAIVLGALLLLLADIAARFVLPGEELPVGVVTAFLGAPFLIYLAQRKGGAK; encoded by the coding sequence GTGAGAGGCAGAATGACCGGTTTGGCGACGCTGCTTGTTTTACTTATAATGGCGTGGATTTCCAGCATTATGTTTGGCATTGTAAAGGTGCCGTTTGCAGCCGTTATAGATACGTTTTGGGCATTTGATGGATCGCGGGATCAGCTTATTATACAGTCGGTCCGCTTGCCAAGGGCGATGATTGCGATGCTCGTAGGCGGCTCGTTAGCAGCAGCTGGCTGTCTCATGCAGGCGCTTAGCCGCAATGCGCTCGCAGGCCCTGAATTATTCGGCATTAATTATGGCGCTGCGTTAACGACCGTTATCGCGTCATTTTTTTTCGGCACAACCTCGCTTGTCCTGTTTACTTGGTCGGCTTTTGCAGGCGCTGCAATCGCAGGCTTTGCGGTATTTATACTTAGCTCCCTCGGCAGACAGCCGCTCAACTCGGTCAAGCTCGTACTTGCCGGAGCGACGATCAATTTGCTGCTGGCTTCCCTGACGCAGGGCATCCTTATTTTAAATGAACAATCGCTGGATACGATGCGCTTCTGGCTGGCCGGCTCCATTACAGGAAGGGATATGCAGCTGTTTTTAGCGGTGCTTCCCTATATGCTGCTCGGTCTGGTTGGCTCGTTGTTATTAGCTGGACATATGAATGTGATTAGCTTGGGCGAGGAAGTGGCGCAGGGCTTAGGGCAGAGGATCATATTCATCAAGCTGGTCTGTATCGGCGTTATCGTTGTTTTAGCTGGAAGCGCTGTAGCTATTGCAGGACCCATTGCTTTCATCGGACTAGCGGTGCCGCATATGGCTAGATATATGGCCGGAACCAATTATCGCTGGATTTTGCCATATGCGATTGTATTAGGCGCTTTACTATTACTGCTGGCTGATATTGCAGCGCGGTTCGTATTGCCTGGCGAGGAGCTGCCTGTAGGGGTAGTCACTGCTTTTCTGGGTGCGCCTTTCCTCATTTATTTGGCTCAGCGAAAGGGGGGAGCGAAATAG
- the sbnA gene encoding 2,3-diaminopropionate biosynthesis protein SbnA, producing the protein MEQNALQVKERSPKIANTIIDCIGRTPLVRLNSLFGSHGASIFAKLEMMNPGGSMKDRPARYIIEKGLREGTIKANTHLIESTSGNLGIGLALAAKMYGLKFTCVVDPKITSTNLRMITYLGAQIDMVKEPDEYGSYLQSRISRVKELVSQNPHAYWINQYANPLNWEAHYYGAGEEIVEQMDSPIDYLVCAVSTTGSILGISRRVKEAFPRAKIIAVDAVGSIIFGTPAAQRELPGIGANRVPELFSSLEVDQVIHVNDRESVQGCRILLEREGIFAGGSSGSLVAALQKLLPTLPPSANVVTVLPDRGERYLDTVYDEQWVQKLPHAQH; encoded by the coding sequence ATGGAACAAAACGCTTTGCAGGTTAAAGAAAGGTCGCCGAAAATCGCCAATACGATCATTGATTGCATTGGACGAACGCCGTTAGTTCGCTTGAATTCTCTGTTTGGTTCGCATGGAGCATCTATTTTCGCCAAGCTGGAGATGATGAACCCCGGCGGCAGCATGAAGGACCGTCCCGCCCGCTACATTATCGAGAAGGGGCTGAGGGAAGGAACGATTAAGGCTAATACCCATCTGATCGAGAGCACGTCAGGTAATTTGGGCATTGGTTTGGCTCTCGCAGCCAAGATGTACGGGCTTAAATTTACCTGTGTCGTTGATCCGAAAATTACCTCGACCAATTTACGAATGATTACGTATCTGGGCGCTCAAATCGACATGGTTAAGGAGCCAGATGAATACGGCAGTTATTTGCAATCGCGAATAAGCAGAGTGAAGGAGCTTGTGAGCCAAAATCCCCATGCTTACTGGATTAATCAATATGCGAACCCACTTAACTGGGAGGCGCATTATTATGGGGCAGGAGAAGAAATCGTGGAGCAAATGGACAGCCCAATTGATTATTTAGTATGCGCTGTGAGTACAACTGGCAGTATACTCGGAATTTCACGCCGCGTAAAGGAGGCATTTCCGCGGGCCAAAATTATTGCGGTAGATGCGGTAGGCTCTATTATCTTCGGAACACCGGCTGCACAGCGGGAGCTTCCTGGTATCGGAGCTAATCGCGTCCCCGAATTATTTTCCTCGCTGGAGGTCGATCAGGTCATCCATGTCAATGATCGCGAATCCGTGCAGGGCTGCCGAATATTGCTGGAGCGCGAAGGGATTTTTGCCGGTGGATCATCAGGCTCTCTTGTAGCCGCGCTGCAAAAGCTGCTTCCGACCTTGCCGCCTTCAGCGAATGTAGTAACCGTGCTGCCAGACCGGGGAGAGCGTTATTTGGATACCGTTTACGATGAGCAATGGGTACAGAAGCTGCCGCATGCTCAGCATTAG
- a CDS encoding IucA/IucC family protein, whose product MSQISLSLLHSNELIQARRRIFRQLIESLLYERIVSGPAIADGAETEYELHGKSDSGEQVVYRFKASRKKSYGRIRLSDEPVLRYASGCAAEADSLPRFLLEIAPSLETTEALLSVFINEIQQTLLKDAMALQQLTADQPYKPVDYDDWESYVQAGHPYHPCYKSRMGFTLEDNLAYGPEFKPELSLAWVAVHQSAVRFSISHTLDLTSYMQHELGADYAAFQAKIEALGKKPDEYTLLPVHPWQWERFASIAFFEQLEQQEIIYLGYGSDRYVPQQSIRTLSNLSDRSKAYVKLPLSITNTSSGRILAQHTLLNAARISDWLGEVVAGDAFLRDELRLIMLKEVLGASYQHQKLPNLLEQKVYGTLGAIWRESLHPYLEPGEEALPFGALCYLQADGTPVIEEWIRKHGVEGWVKKLISTTVVPLIHLLYAHGAALESHAQNMIIVLEQGLPTRVALKDFHDGIRYSPAVPHPLGYPDIMYPPANHQRVNRNSFIAKEDVKEVKDFLLDALMFINLTELAFFLEKHYGLAEEAWWKLTAETIVSYQEKFPELGERFQTFDLFAAEIEVEQLTKRRLYEGPKDCVHSVSNPLYAYHPKHRTLAGE is encoded by the coding sequence ATGAGCCAGATTAGCTTGTCATTGCTGCACTCGAATGAGCTGATTCAGGCGCGAAGGCGGATTTTTCGCCAACTGATAGAATCGCTGCTATATGAGCGAATCGTATCGGGTCCTGCCATTGCAGATGGTGCTGAAACGGAATATGAGCTTCACGGAAAGTCTGATTCTGGCGAGCAGGTCGTGTATCGGTTTAAAGCTTCTCGTAAAAAAAGCTATGGTCGTATCCGTTTGTCGGATGAGCCCGTGTTGCGCTATGCGTCTGGTTGCGCGGCAGAAGCGGATTCTCTCCCGCGGTTTCTACTGGAAATCGCACCGTCTCTAGAGACGACAGAGGCGCTGCTGTCCGTCTTTATCAATGAAATTCAGCAAACGCTGTTGAAGGATGCGATGGCTCTCCAGCAGCTGACGGCAGATCAGCCGTATAAGCCAGTCGATTATGACGACTGGGAGAGCTATGTACAAGCGGGACATCCGTATCATCCCTGCTATAAATCCAGAATGGGCTTTACGCTGGAGGACAATTTGGCCTATGGCCCGGAATTTAAGCCGGAGCTGAGCTTGGCTTGGGTAGCCGTGCATCAGTCGGCTGTTCGATTCTCCATTTCTCATACGCTAGATCTGACCAGCTATATGCAGCATGAGCTCGGAGCGGATTATGCGGCATTCCAAGCGAAAATCGAGGCGCTGGGGAAAAAACCTGACGAGTATACGCTGCTCCCTGTCCACCCTTGGCAGTGGGAGCGGTTTGCGTCTATTGCGTTTTTTGAGCAGCTGGAGCAGCAGGAAATCATTTATTTAGGCTATGGCAGCGATAGGTATGTTCCCCAGCAGTCTATTCGCACACTTAGCAATCTCTCAGATCGGTCCAAGGCTTATGTTAAGCTGCCGCTAAGTATTACAAATACGTCCTCCGGCCGTATTTTGGCGCAGCATACGCTGCTTAATGCGGCGCGCATATCGGATTGGCTGGGCGAGGTGGTGGCAGGCGATGCTTTTTTACGCGATGAACTGCGGCTTATTATGCTGAAGGAGGTGCTCGGTGCTTCTTATCAGCATCAGAAGCTGCCGAATCTGCTTGAGCAAAAGGTTTATGGCACCCTCGGCGCCATCTGGCGCGAAAGTCTGCATCCCTATCTTGAGCCAGGGGAGGAAGCACTTCCGTTCGGGGCTCTATGTTATTTGCAAGCAGACGGGACGCCGGTCATCGAGGAATGGATTCGGAAGCATGGCGTGGAGGGCTGGGTGAAAAAGCTGATCAGCACAACGGTCGTGCCGCTCATTCATCTGCTGTATGCACATGGCGCTGCGCTGGAGTCTCATGCGCAAAATATGATTATTGTGCTGGAGCAGGGGCTGCCGACACGCGTAGCACTAAAGGATTTTCACGATGGCATTCGCTATTCACCGGCTGTTCCCCATCCGCTGGGCTATCCGGATATTATGTATCCGCCAGCCAATCATCAACGCGTCAATCGCAATTCTTTTATTGCGAAGGAGGACGTCAAAGAGGTTAAAGACTTTTTGCTTGATGCGCTTATGTTTATTAATTTAACCGAGCTGGCCTTTTTTCTGGAGAAGCATTACGGCTTGGCCGAGGAAGCGTGGTGGAAGCTGACGGCTGAAACGATCGTGAGCTATCAGGAGAAATTTCCTGAGCTTGGTGAGCGTTTTCAAACCTTTGATCTATTTGCAGCAGAGATCGAGGTGGAGCAGCTGACGAAACGCCGATTGTACGAGGGGCCGAAGGATTGCGTACATAGCGTAAGCAATCCGCTGTATGCCTACCACCCGAAGCATCGCACATTAGCAGGGGAGTGA
- a CDS encoding type III PLP-dependent enzyme → MSVTSSGVHSDIQSIASYIQKLKAEQPGLLCAYLRDMGALRRHADERVQTLPRRCKLFYAIKANSEHEVLAALAGIVHGFEVASLGEIRKVREISSEIPILFGGPGKTEEELEGALEYGVSLVHVESGHELNKLNAIAERRGLVASVLLRINLRGPLPQAKLAMGGKPTQFGIDEEVLPEIVAQLQKLQHVRVEGFHFHSLSNNLDAEQHVRLVEYYCTLSRQWAAKYGLTLNYMNAGGGIGVNYADLEQQFNWSEFVSTLEPMLDRELEPTTTLLFECGRYITASTGYYAAEVLDIKRNHGKDYVIIRGGTHHFRLPVSWNHSHPFERIAIEHWPHSYERPAIYNSRATIVGQLCTPKDVLAQDVEVEEVRVGDVLLFRYAGAYGWAISHHDFLSHPHPEHLYVEETSLIFGGGQ, encoded by the coding sequence ATGTCTGTAACCTCAAGCGGCGTACATTCAGATATCCAGAGCATCGCTTCGTATATTCAAAAGCTAAAGGCAGAGCAGCCCGGCTTATTATGTGCTTATTTGCGCGATATGGGTGCCTTGCGCAGACATGCAGACGAGCGAGTGCAAACGCTGCCCCGCCGCTGCAAGCTGTTTTATGCCATTAAAGCGAACTCCGAGCACGAGGTGCTTGCTGCTCTCGCCGGAATTGTCCATGGCTTTGAGGTCGCATCGCTAGGAGAAATTAGAAAGGTGCGCGAAATTTCCTCAGAAATTCCGATTTTATTCGGCGGACCTGGAAAGACGGAGGAGGAGCTGGAAGGGGCACTGGAATACGGCGTCAGTCTCGTTCATGTGGAGAGCGGGCATGAGCTGAATAAGCTGAATGCCATTGCGGAAAGGCGGGGCCTTGTGGCTTCGGTTTTGCTGCGCATTAATTTGCGGGGCCCGCTTCCTCAAGCGAAGCTGGCAATGGGGGGCAAGCCGACGCAGTTCGGTATTGACGAGGAAGTGCTGCCGGAGATTGTAGCGCAATTGCAAAAGCTGCAGCATGTCCGCGTGGAAGGGTTCCATTTTCACTCCCTATCGAATAATTTGGATGCGGAGCAGCATGTTCGCCTGGTTGAATATTATTGCACCTTATCCCGGCAGTGGGCTGCAAAATACGGCTTGACCTTAAATTATATGAATGCGGGCGGCGGTATCGGTGTCAATTATGCGGATTTGGAGCAGCAGTTTAATTGGAGCGAGTTTGTTAGCACGCTTGAGCCGATGCTAGATAGGGAGCTGGAGCCTACGACTACCCTCCTGTTTGAATGCGGGCGGTACATTACCGCGTCCACGGGGTATTATGCTGCCGAGGTGCTGGATATTAAGCGGAATCACGGGAAGGATTATGTCATTATTCGCGGGGGCACCCACCATTTCCGGCTGCCTGTCTCTTGGAATCACAGTCATCCGTTCGAGCGAATCGCCATTGAGCATTGGCCGCATTCCTATGAGCGGCCCGCGATTTATAACAGCCGGGCAACAATCGTCGGCCAGCTTTGTACGCCGAAGGATGTGCTGGCACAGGATGTTGAAGTGGAAGAGGTGCGTGTAGGCGATGTGCTGCTATTCCGTTATGCGGGCGCATATGGCTGGGCGATTTCGCATCATGACTTTTTGAGCCATCCGCATCCCGAGCATCTTTACGTGGAAGAGACAAGCCTTATTTTTGGAGGTGGCCAATGA
- a CDS encoding iron-siderophore ABC transporter substrate-binding protein, which translates to MLVRTVDRKHRFTLHFVGFMILLLILSGCGNAASGGTNTASPAAASPESTSSAEPAAATRVVKDTYGDVEVPVNPARVVVLDIGALDNLLKMGIKPVGAPSILAAGDPYPAYLEGTDGIENIGTVNEPNLEAIDALGPDLIIGNKDTHDAIHTQLAQIAPTVFVETLGVTWKENLQLHADAVNKQAEGAKLLEDYAQKINELKAKVEGKEVSLFRPRQDKIQIYLEGTFAGGIMKEAGIVRPAAQTDEGFSKDLTEEQIADLDGNVILWFDREKDAFAKLESSPLWKSLKGAQNNSVHPVNWEYWMSGLGIQAATKVADDINTYVAG; encoded by the coding sequence ATGCTAGTAAGAACTGTAGACAGAAAACACCGTTTTACGCTTCATTTTGTAGGGTTCATGATTTTACTTCTCATTTTATCGGGCTGCGGCAATGCGGCTTCTGGCGGAACGAATACCGCTTCGCCAGCGGCAGCTTCACCTGAAAGCACAAGCAGTGCAGAACCAGCGGCAGCAACTCGAGTGGTTAAGGATACATATGGCGATGTTGAAGTGCCTGTAAATCCAGCGCGTGTTGTTGTGCTTGATATCGGCGCTTTGGACAATTTGCTGAAAATGGGCATCAAGCCTGTCGGCGCTCCATCTATTTTGGCTGCTGGCGATCCTTACCCTGCTTATTTGGAGGGAACGGATGGCATTGAAAATATTGGAACGGTCAATGAGCCAAATCTTGAAGCGATTGATGCACTCGGACCGGATTTAATTATTGGAAATAAAGATACGCATGATGCGATTCATACTCAGCTGGCACAAATTGCCCCGACCGTATTCGTAGAAACGCTCGGCGTAACTTGGAAGGAAAACCTACAGCTGCACGCAGATGCTGTGAACAAGCAGGCTGAGGGAGCAAAGCTGCTTGAGGATTATGCGCAAAAAATAAATGAGCTGAAAGCAAAGGTCGAGGGCAAGGAAGTATCGCTGTTCCGTCCGCGCCAGGATAAAATTCAAATTTATTTGGAAGGCACATTTGCTGGCGGTATTATGAAGGAAGCGGGTATCGTTCGCCCGGCAGCACAAACGGATGAAGGCTTCTCCAAAGATTTAACGGAGGAGCAGATCGCTGATCTCGATGGAAATGTTATTTTATGGTTTGATCGGGAGAAGGATGCCTTTGCCAAGCTGGAAAGCAGTCCGCTGTGGAAATCGTTAAAGGGCGCTCAAAATAATAGCGTTCACCCGGTTAATTGGGAATATTGGATGAGTGGCCTAGGCATTCAAGCTGCTACTAAAGTGGCGGATGATATAAATACCTATGTCGCAGGCTAA
- a CDS encoding MFS transporter, translated as MQQLSWNRSVRVLWGGRFLSSAGLTGISPFIPYYMESLQAGSSSQVLMWTGLAVSAPAVSYALLTPLWGKLGDRWSRKWMVVRALLGLALSMFLMSIAATPFQFFLFRLCQGAFGGISDASSAFIGTHAPAKKQGLALGQMERASAAGLLVGPLLGGICVHTWGSSSLLFITASLTALFALVAAFVLPGSAQEKPKAESSAAKRSGIFAAFAALLKHPAARSFIAAGILFKLADFATFTIFTPYMRELLTSPATAATAVGILIAASSAGELAGGPWWGKRNDTHQPARNFTAAGLLCALCIMAQTLPFGVVWLFIVRFLQGFFYSALLQTVMLSVLKTSSDHDRGVRIGATNSLLMAGQITGPTIGVFIGAQLGLSSVFLVMGGFMLLGAMLVWLPAAPIRRQNRFSAH; from the coding sequence ATGCAGCAATTATCTTGGAATAGAAGTGTGCGTGTATTATGGGGAGGAAGGTTTCTTTCTAGCGCAGGCTTGACGGGGATCAGCCCGTTTATTCCGTACTACATGGAGTCGCTTCAAGCAGGAAGCTCCTCCCAGGTGCTCATGTGGACAGGACTTGCCGTCTCTGCACCAGCCGTCTCCTATGCGCTGCTAACTCCTTTGTGGGGCAAGCTTGGCGATCGCTGGAGCCGGAAATGGATGGTCGTCAGAGCTTTGCTCGGGCTCGCGCTAAGCATGTTTTTGATGTCCATTGCCGCTACGCCATTTCAGTTTTTCCTGTTTCGCCTGTGCCAAGGCGCTTTCGGGGGCATCTCAGACGCGAGCAGTGCGTTCATCGGAACCCACGCTCCGGCTAAAAAGCAGGGCCTCGCGCTTGGGCAAATGGAACGCGCGTCCGCTGCCGGCTTACTCGTCGGACCTCTGCTTGGAGGTATTTGCGTTCATACATGGGGAAGCAGCTCCCTGCTGTTCATAACCGCCTCCTTAACCGCTTTATTTGCCCTCGTTGCTGCCTTCGTTTTACCCGGCTCTGCACAGGAAAAACCGAAAGCGGAGAGCTCCGCTGCGAAACGAAGCGGCATATTCGCTGCCTTTGCAGCGCTGCTGAAGCATCCGGCGGCACGCTCCTTTATTGCGGCGGGCATTTTGTTTAAGCTTGCAGACTTCGCCACCTTTACCATTTTCACGCCGTACATGCGGGAGCTGCTTACTTCCCCCGCTACAGCGGCAACAGCGGTAGGCATACTCATCGCTGCATCTTCAGCCGGAGAATTGGCAGGCGGCCCCTGGTGGGGTAAAAGAAATGATACCCACCAGCCCGCGCGTAATTTTACCGCAGCCGGACTGTTATGTGCGCTTTGCATTATGGCCCAGACGCTGCCCTTTGGCGTTGTTTGGCTATTTATTGTCCGCTTTCTGCAAGGCTTTTTTTACAGTGCCTTATTGCAAACGGTCATGCTGTCCGTCCTCAAAACCTCATCCGACCATGATCGAGGCGTTAGAATTGGAGCCACGAATAGCCTTCTCATGGCAGGGCAAATAACCGGTCCAACCATCGGCGTCTTCATTGGAGCCCAATTAGGCCTGTCCTCCGTTTTTTTGGTTATGGGCGGCTTTATGCTGCTGGGCGCCATGCTGGTCTGGCTTCCCGCTGCCCCTATTCGGCGGCAAAATCGTTTTTCTGCCCATTAA
- a CDS encoding IucA/IucC family protein yields the protein MENGQTEVLTAASVEGMPEESKYALAMRSSHFVQVRRRIFRQLVQSMLYEGIVGGLRLEPNHRWSCEIQGVSESGEAVVYICGGTRHLTFDRLRMDAQPLLRKMNNSEAEADSLALFLLETAARSGADEARTLHFIQELEQTLINDTLAQYERHQAAIPIHQQSYEDWESLIMDGHPYHPSYKSRIGFNVSDHSAYGPEFAQPIEPIWVAVQRKLARTSGSARLKNASFAQIDVNEWIGTQLSEGSRSKFAAYLTQLGVDRGAYVLLPVHPWQWSNKLTSVFAAQIREGALIPLGTADERYTAQQSIRTLANRTSPDKAYIKLALSILNTSTGRILAPHTVENAPLITDWLQGLAAEDSYLRDQLRVILLGEIAGAAYVNSGIPAALQPQAYGVLACIWRESLHPQLLPEESAVPFNALCATDLNSAPIIDPWIKRHGAEKWLLGLLGASVRPIIHFLFAHGIAIESHAQNMVLIHQAGMPQRVALKDFHDGIRFMKAALAEPDKCPQLVQVPEYHQRVNRNSFLETDDPAAVRDFVHDAFFFINLGELALFMEQHYDFSEVKFWQMVKQIILEYQQHFPEHAEQFERFSLFDAVIGVEQLTKRRLFPDDELRIHQVRNPLADS from the coding sequence ATGGAAAACGGTCAGACAGAAGTGTTAACAGCGGCGTCAGTAGAGGGAATGCCAGAGGAAAGCAAGTATGCGCTTGCGATGCGCTCTTCCCATTTTGTTCAAGTAAGACGCCGAATTTTTCGGCAGCTGGTTCAATCCATGCTCTATGAAGGGATTGTGGGCGGCCTGAGGCTGGAGCCGAATCACCGCTGGTCCTGTGAAATTCAGGGGGTGAGCGAAAGCGGAGAGGCGGTCGTTTATATTTGCGGCGGCACACGGCATCTGACATTCGACCGTCTGCGGATGGATGCCCAGCCGCTGCTGCGCAAAATGAATAATAGCGAGGCGGAAGCCGATTCGCTCGCGTTGTTTCTGCTTGAGACTGCTGCTAGGAGCGGAGCAGATGAGGCGAGGACGCTTCATTTTATCCAGGAGCTTGAACAGACGTTAATCAACGATACGCTTGCTCAATATGAACGGCATCAAGCGGCGATCCCCATTCATCAGCAATCCTATGAGGACTGGGAAAGCTTGATTATGGATGGGCATCCGTATCATCCGAGCTACAAATCGCGCATCGGCTTTAATGTTTCGGATCACTCGGCGTATGGGCCGGAGTTTGCTCAGCCCATCGAGCCTATTTGGGTAGCTGTGCAGCGAAAGCTCGCGCGGACAAGCGGCTCAGCGAGGCTCAAAAATGCCTCTTTTGCGCAAATAGACGTTAACGAATGGATCGGCACACAGCTGAGTGAGGGCAGCCGCTCCAAATTTGCGGCTTATCTCACGCAGCTTGGCGTTGATCGAGGCGCCTATGTGCTGCTGCCCGTCCATCCGTGGCAATGGAGCAATAAATTGACCTCGGTATTTGCAGCGCAAATTCGCGAAGGAGCATTGATACCGCTAGGTACGGCCGATGAACGTTACACGGCTCAGCAATCCATTCGTACGCTTGCCAATCGAACGTCTCCCGATAAAGCTTATATCAAGCTGGCCTTGAGTATATTGAATACATCAACCGGCAGAATACTTGCTCCGCATACGGTGGAAAATGCACCGCTCATTACGGATTGGCTGCAAGGCTTGGCAGCTGAGGACAGCTATTTGCGCGACCAACTGCGCGTCATTCTTCTAGGCGAGATTGCGGGCGCAGCCTATGTGAATAGCGGCATACCTGCTGCTTTGCAGCCGCAAGCCTATGGAGTGCTCGCCTGCATATGGCGGGAAAGCCTGCATCCGCAGCTGCTGCCGGAAGAATCGGCGGTGCCCTTCAATGCGCTATGCGCTACAGACTTGAATAGCGCTCCAATTATTGATCCGTGGATTAAGCGGCATGGAGCGGAAAAGTGGCTGCTTGGGCTGCTTGGTGCGAGCGTCCGCCCGATTATTCATTTCCTGTTTGCCCATGGCATCGCTATCGAATCGCATGCGCAAAATATGGTACTGATCCATCAGGCTGGCATGCCGCAGCGGGTGGCGCTGAAGGATTTTCATGACGGCATTCGATTTATGAAGGCGGCTCTCGCCGAGCCGGACAAATGTCCACAGCTTGTGCAAGTGCCGGAATATCATCAACGCGTCAATCGCAATTCCTTTCTGGAAACAGATGATCCGGCTGCTGTGCGTGATTTTGTCCATGATGCCTTTTTCTTTATTAACTTAGGCGAATTAGCTTTGTTTATGGAGCAGCATTACGACTTCTCCGAGGTGAAATTTTGGCAGATGGTGAAGCAGATAATCTTAGAGTATCAGCAGCATTTTCCAGAGCATGCCGAGCAGTTTGAACGATTCTCGTTGTTCGATGCAGTCATAGGCGTTGAGCAATTGACGAAAAGAAGGCTGTTCCCAGATGATGAGCTGCGCATCCATCAGGTACGCAATCCGTTAGCTGATAGCTAA